The following is a genomic window from Zalophus californianus isolate mZalCal1 chromosome 10, mZalCal1.pri.v2, whole genome shotgun sequence.
tgcaggggagcagaggggagacaCCACAGCTGACGAGGGGTTCCCATCCCACCTTGCCTCATGCTCTTCCTACTGCCTGATGCCAAGCACAGGTCCCACGcctcccattccccaccccactccagggGCCTGTGGATGGGTACAGGTACCCCACTCCGactctccccaccctgcttcaCCTGGAAGAAGTTGATCTGCACACAGCCATTGCTGAGGTGCAGGATGATGGCGCTGCGGGTGCGAAACCAGGTGCGCAGGTAGGGTAGCCGGGCGAGCTCATCGCCTTCCCGGGGTGTGATGTTCGCACCTGCCTTCAGCAAGTGTTCACTCATGTAGTTCCGGAAATATTTCAGGAGAGTGATCTGGttggaaagggagggagggaggccagagtTGGAGCCAGAGCCCCGGGACATGCCTCCCTCCCGGCAACAGCAGGCCGCGGCCACCAGCCAGCGCTCACCTTCTTCATGAGGGAGTTGGAATGGGAGCTCACGGTGAGGTAGGACTCTGTGCCATCACGCTCTATGTACTGCAGGCTGTCGCCGTCATTGTAGAGGATCAGGCGTGTCGAGTCATTGAAGAGCACCCCCACGCTGTTGTCGCATAGCTGGTACCCTGGTAGGTGGAGGGAGACctcaggaagggggagaagggagcAGGGGGGCACTGGGAGCTGGAAGTGAGAGGCctgggagggagacaggagaTTGTTGGCAGCAGAGGACCAAGGAGCCAAAAAAGGTAAGAGCCTGGAACAGCTCAAAGGGTCACTGGGCCGTACCTGAGCCACCACCCATTCTGGAAGCAACCTACCAAGGCCGTACTTGTCCGAATAGTCCACCCACTTGCTAACCCAGAAGATGGGGATGCAGGCGGGATCCTCAGCCTCCTCTGCGACAGAAACAAACACATGGTTGGTCAGCACCAGAGTCTTCCCCTCCGGTCCACTCAGGTAGCCCATGCCAGGGAGGATTGCTGGGCACCCCACCCAGGCTCCATccaaggcctggggccccaggaagAGCCAAGCAGGGCCTGTGCCACCACCAAGCCCTGGCAAGCAGCAGGACAGACAAGTTCCAGTTCATTCAGTCCATCCACTGATCAAAGGCCCACCCTGTGCCGGGCACTGTCACAGGTGCAGTGAGTGATGGCATAAAACCCagccttcatggaacttacattctcgTTATAGGGACAGAGGCTGATCAACATAAATATGGACAAAATGTTATTTCTATCGTGGTGAGAGTCAGTGGCTGATGGATTATCTAATTTTTTGGTTCTGAGTGATTAAGAAATTGTTAGAATATATACAATTCCAAATACATCAAAATGTtatgttcaggggcacctgctctgtccgttaagcgtctgactttggctcgggtcatgatctcaggttcatggtATCCAACCCTCTGTAGGGCTcagccgagagcctgcttctccctctccctctccccttgcttgtgctctctctcaaataaataaaatcttaaaaaaaaaatgttgtgttCAGTGCATGTAATAATCCCTTATTTAAATACAGGGGGGGTGAGAAGTGCTAGGAGTGGGGGGCCAGGGAAATTGTCATGGGGCAGACATCTGAAGGAGCCGAGTGTGAGCCCTGCACATATGTGCAGGAAGTACATTCCAGAAGAAGGGAACAGTATAAGCAAGAGCCCTGAGGCTCTTGAAGACTAAGCAGGAATCCACCGAACAGCAGAAAGAGCATGTGCAGATGTATAAGGTAGCTCATGGAGATGCTGAATGACGGGGCACTGGTGGAGGCAGAACACATGAATCAGAAAAAGATAGGCGGGGCCTTCAATGCCAGGCTAACCCATTTGGATTTTAATCCATAGAAAACCAGGGAACTAACGATATTATGGAGACTGGGCCCGGACAAGCCCGGGACACACTGCAGCAGAGACTTCCCCGCCCTCTCCAGGTGCGCAGGCAACCCCATCCCCAGGCCCCTACCATGCCCACCTTGCCTCACCAGCCCCCGCTCTGAGGGCTTGGACGCATTGACGCTGTGTAGCTGCTGCAGCATGTCGCCCAGGTGGCAGTCAACCGCCTCACTGGTCTCCCGGACCACTGGCTCCTCTTTTTCCCGGGGCCGCTCGGGCATGGGGTTCTCCATGCCTAGGAAAAAGATGACGCATGGTCACTAGCTGGGCACAAAGGCAGCAGGCTGGGAGGGGCATAGGACCCTCTGCCACAGCTGGTACTCTCcccagagaaaaattattttggctgCCATTGCTTTGGGTAAACTGTGTCAGTGATGGGTATAGAGCAGCAGATGCCACACTCATGTGACAGCAGTATGATACTCATACCTCCAGGGCGAAGCCAAGCCCTTAAGGAAGACTTCATGACCACACACACCAAAGAGCTTCAGATGCTCTGGCCTCTGCCCCAATCCTGGGCCCTGCAGGACATCACCAGTCACTCCAGGAGACAGCATGAAGGCACCACCAGCTCAGAGCTGCCCGGCCAAGAATTAAAATCCAAGAAAATGGGAGGGCTCGGTAGATTGTACACAGCTCATCAACAAAATGGATTAAGCAGGCATTTGATGAAAacatgagatttcttttttccacccCCAAGTTTTATATAGATGTCCAAAGTGTCTGAAAAGATACACTTTGAGATTCTTCTCATTGGTTATATTTGGGTTAGAAAAGcctggatgattttttttttatctttatgctCTAATGTTTCTTTCCCCACCAACATGTGCTAGTTCTCCTTGTAGAATATGAAATTtgtcttctaatatttttaagatcagagtttttaatttaaaaaattatcctgtGGTAAGAactgaaatgtgaaataataagatatctgggatttgctttaaaaactcTAAcaaaggaggcacctgggtggctcagttggttaagtgtctgcctttggctcaggtcataatctcagggtcctaggatggagccccacatcaggctcccagggagcctccttcttcctctgcctgtactctctctctctgtcaaataaataaataaaatctttaaaaaaaggaagaaacaaaaaaacctctagCAAAggggcacctatgtggctcagttggttaagcatctgccttcaactcaggtcatgatcccggggtcctgggattgagccccatgttgggctccctgctcagtgaagaatgcttctccctctccctctgcccctcccctgttctctctctcaaataaatatatatataaaatctttaaaaaaaacaaaactctagcaagggggcgcctaggtggctcagttggctgggcaaccgactcttgattttggctcaggtcaggactCGGGagtagtgagatcaagcctcgtgtGGGGCTTCCTACTCAGAGGGGcatcctgcttgggattctctctctctctctctgcccaaccCCCTCGCTTGCaggctgtctctctcttaaataaatatgtatcttaaaaaaaaaaaaaaaagcccccaaaaaatCAACTCTAGCTGGGgacctaggtggctcaattggttaagcatctgactcttgatttcggctcaggtcatgctctcagggtcatgagattgagccccctgggacgcctgggtggctcagtgggtgaagcatctgccttcagctcaggtcatgatgacagggtcctctctcaaataaatacataaaatactaaaaaaaaaaaagagatcaaaccccatgtcaggctctgcgttgggtgtggagtctgcttaggagtctccctctccctctgcccaccccctccccactctctgcgtgtgctttctctctctaaaaaaataaataaaaataaaaactctagcaaaaaaaaggggagaaggtAGAAATGGATAAAACCATGTATAGGCAGGTAATGTTGCTAACTACTGAAAATGGATGATGAATACATGGGGATTCCTCATCCAGTTAGTTCTCTCTACTTTTGGGGAAGTTTGAAAATTTCCagcatatggggcacctgggtggctcagtcgttgagtgtctacctttggctcaggtcatgatcccagggtgctgggatcgagccccgcattgggctccctgctcagcgggaagcctgcttctccctctcccactccctctccttgtgttctcaccgtgtctctctctgtcaaataaataaaataaaatctttaaaaaaaaaaaaaaagaaaatttccagtataagaagtttaaaaaaaaaaaaaagctttatgttcaaaaattcaaaaagaaaaataatcttggggcacctgggtggctcagctgttaagcgtctgccttcggctgaggtcatgatccctgggtcctagaattgagccccgcatcgggctacctgctctgcaggaaacctgcttctccctctcccactccccctgcttgtgttccagctctcgctaactctctgtcaaataaataaataaaatctttaaaaaaaagaaaaaaaaaaccaaaaaacaaaaaaacacccaaaaccaaACCCCTcccaaaaaccaacaaaacaaaacctcccaaaaccaaaaaaccccccaaaaccaaaaaccaaaacagtatTAGATtacaacagaaacaaatgaatttatatattaaattggTGCTATatccacacacagaagaaaataatatttcaaacaacctttttaaaaacactaaatatCCTTAGTAAATATTCTAAGGACAAATGGAACTTGAATAAGctaaaacatcattaaaaaaaataagaggaactAGTTAATAGATGTTGAAAAATGTATGTATAATAGTATGAGGAAACAAGATTGTCAGttgaaacacaagaataaaatcaaagaagtaaaaatcatataaaactgTATTTGAACTGGACACCCATAAATTACAAAAAGTAGTAACTCCACAGTAGACAAAATATTGTACCAGTGTTAAATTTCCTGAACTTGCTCACTGTGTCACATGCTGTGTGGTTATGTGAAAGAATCTTTGTCTTTAGGAAAAATACACTAAGTATTAAGTGGTCAAGGGCAGGATGTATACAACTTACTTTTAAgtagttcaggaaaaaaaagtgggtgtatatacatacacacgcacataaacacacatatataactttatatacactaaaaagagaaagataaagtgtagaaaaatattaattggtggagaaaagggagcttTTGTTATTCTTCCACCTTTTCATAATCTGACTGTTGaatgtgggggggtgtgggggtccACTGCATTATGCcctacatatatatttgaaatttttcatattttttttcaatgaaccaTCAAATTGTGATGTTAGGAATTTTTTAAGTGCTAAGAGTTTTTTGGGCATGGCATTCAGTCCACTCTCCTTTTTCTGGGCAGGACAGGTATGATCCAGCCAGGGTTAAAGTGTGTCTTTCCCACTAGGGCCCACCCAGGGGAAGGGCATTttgctcgggggtggggggtgggggctgtggatTCAAGGACAGGCAGGTCCTACTGCACGCCTGGGCTCTGGGGGCCACCCATCCACACATCTGAAGCCTAGGCTCTCTCTGGGGGTCTACTGTTTTACCTTTATTGAGGACTGTGAGAGGTTTCCGGCTGCTGGGGTCCAGACTGCTGGGAGCGATGGAAAACCGGGGTGCAATGGTGAGACAGGTGATGGGGAGCCGGGCGGGGATGTAGCCAGAGGTAAAGAACTCGTCATTGAGCAGCTCATGAATGGTGGGGCGGGCAGTAGGATCTGTCTGAAGCATCTTCTGGATGAGGGAGGCGGCCACAGGGTTGACGTGCTGGTGCAGAGAGGGAGGGCCGTGAGCGGGACATGATGGAGGACCCGAGTGCAGTCTGTCAAAAAGGCACCACAGCCCCTGGCCCACATAAGCCATGTTCAATGGCCATAAATTTGCCAGGTTCCCCATATTGGCTTTACTGAGTTGATAAATGTCAACCTAAGCTGTGAGAATGATcacttctccttccttttgagACTCAAAATTCATTGGTTTTCCCCTGAATTTGTTCTTGAGTAACTTAAGGTGCTCACCACTAGGATAGCACTTGAGAACACAGGCTGGGGGGTCATAAAGACCTGGTTAAGTCCCAGTACTCTCCCTAACAGCAGCTGTGGCAAGGGACCCGACTTGCTCAGGACTTTGTATCTTCCTCTGGAAAGCAAGGACATAGCACCAAGCCTGGAGTCCTACTAGGATTTGATGGGGGGTAACCTAGCACAGGTCAAAGGCATAGTCACAGCCTAGCATTAGCTGTGCACTTAATATGTGCCAGCAGCGTTGCAAGCACGTCATGCATATTAACTCACCGACCCTTCACAAAAACATCTAAGGGGTGGAGTCTCTATTACGATCTCTCTTTTGCAGAGGAAGAAAcggagcacagagaggttaagtgccCCTCCTAAGAATACATACCTAATGAGTGGTGAAGCCAGCATCCACACCAAAGCACTGGGGTGGTCTTGCGCACCCACTCTGAACCCTCCAGGGTCTGTCCATCTGACAGTTAAATGACCCTTCGTGACAGATTTCGTCTGTCTGTCCTTATGGCCCTTGACTTCACAGGAGTCAAAGATACCAAACTGGAAAGCAGCCACATGTCATGACAGATTTCATCTGTCTGTCCTTATGGCCCTTGACTTCACGGGAGTCAAAGATACCAAACCGGAAAGCAGCCACATGTCGGGCTTCTGCAGAAACAGGCTGTTCCTTTCCAGTGCATTGATGCCAGTGGCTGTGAAAATGCGCACCACTTTGGATTCATGGTGGTTCAGGATTCTgtgagtgcctactgtatgcaAGGCACCCCACGAGCTGCTCCCTTTTATAAATGGGAAACTAGAGTTCAAGAGATTCAGGTCACTTGCCCACTGTGATCTGGCTGCTACGTGGCAGAGCCTAGTTAAATCAAGAAGGTCCATTTCCAGAGGTTAAGCAGCACTTCTGTGTCTGCCGCCTActccctccccatttttttttctttccacatcttTTGGGTTATCTACCCAACCTCTGGGAATCTACAAACTCTCCCCCCTTAGAAAAAATGCCTCTGTGTACACATGTCAAGCTCTGTAATTTCAAACACAGATCCACCAAAGCTCTATGGCTACCCTAGGGGTAGGGTTGACCTATCTCTGTCCCCAGGATATGGCTGGGCTCAGTAAACagcttttggggaaaaataaccccaaaacacaaaataaacttaaacttaaaaaaaaaaagttttagtcaCCTTGGGAATACTGTAGTCATTCTTCTTGATCCGGAGGTAGGTCTCTTTGAGGCAAGAGGTCTCAAAAGGTGGTTTGCCCACTAACAATGTATACCTGTGAGCACAAGGGGGCTGATTTGGCTTGAGGCTCCCAGCCAAAACCTACCTGCCAGAGAAATCATCTCAGGGCTGGCATCTGGAAACTCTGACTTTGGGGCCCCCAAGGATAGTCCTCAAGTCCACAGGAGCCAGGACACGGGTGGGGCTGAGCCCTCAGGAGAAGACAGGCGACAGCACCAGGACTCTTAAGACTTGTAGTGACTTTTCAGCTGGAGCCTACAGGAATCCAGGGCCCCAAAGGCTGCCGGCCAGTACAAAACAggtcccagggcgcctgggtggctcagatggttaagcatctgcctttggctcaggtcatgatcctggggtcctgggatcgagtcccgcatcgggctccctgctccttgggagcctgcttctccctctgcttctctctctctctctccgtctctcgtgaataaataaataaaatctttaaaaaaatatattaaaaaacaaaacaaaacaaaacaggtccCAGTGCATGGGCTACCTGCCCCTATCGAGGCAGCTCCACTTTGATAGTTCTGCACTCAAGACATgaagttttcatttgaaaaagCTCTACTGCAAAGAAGTACGGAAGCCACTGCTACAACTCACTTCTCCTCCTACCAGTACCCTggcaaacaacaataaaaaagagaacaccCAAAAACGCCCAaccctctgcccaccacccacccacctcgGGAGGCCTTGGACTTAATTGTGCCTGGAAATCACCCAGGGATCTTAAAATCCAGATTCTGAGCCagtgagagtctgcatttctaacaagttcctgggTGATGCTGCAGCCCTTTgcaccacactttgagtagcaagggccTAGAGCAGGTTTGTGGAGGCCTCCCAGCCCTCTTCCCCAGTGCCTTAGCCCAGGCTGCTGCAGGAATCCCACAGGATACACCAGTGACAAGGAAAGGTATGGAAACCAGGCTTTGTTTTTGGGCAATCTGTTCTCTGGAGCAGCCTCTCCACAGCCAGAAAGGGCCAAAGGATAAAGTCAGCCAGGTGAGACATCCAAAAGGGCAGGTACGTCCTGAGACAACTCCCAACTTACATGATACACCCAATGGACCACACGTCCACCTCAAAACTGTGCCCTTTCTTGCTCAGCACCTCAGGAGCTATGTAATTAGGAGTCCCGCACAGGGTCTTCTTGCGTTCCCCGTCATATTCCACTTTGGTTGCCAGTCCAAAATCCcctgggacagagggaggaagagggggtaCTCAGTTGCTAGCCTCTGTCATCTGGCAGTGCAGAAAGCTGGTACAGGTGTGACTGTCAAGAACCAGGGTCATTTCCTCTCTTGGGCCCCTACTCGTTGTAGGCAGCAAGGCTTGTCCAAGATTCTTCCCACCATGTTGGCCCAGGGGAGGGACCTCCCAGCGCCCCTCCTCGCCCCTCCCCTTAGAAAGGAGGGCCCTCAGGGATCAACAAGTAAAGGTCAGGACCCCTATTTGGGAAGTTTGTGAGTTAATAACGGAgaggtggggactgtggcaaatCGGAGGGAGCCTAAGGGGAACAGAGGGGTTTTAGCCCAGCAAAGAGCTGCCTGAGGGGATACTGTCTCAGAACTAAGGAAGCTCCCAGTTGTTTAAAAGGAGTTCCAAATCCCAATTTTTATGTCAAACATCCCAATTTATATCCATGGAAActaattcaaattcttttttttttttttaagtactgtgTGGAAGCACTAAAAAATGCATCTGCAGGATACAGGTTTGGGGCTCTTGGTTTTAAATTTCTGTAAGAAAGAGAGGATTCTAGAGGCCATCAACAGCCCAGACTTCTACcatccttttcctccctcccttgtttccttcctatttcctcctcctcattctcgCCTCTGGGGGTGTCAAGCACTCCTCCTGCAGGGCCAGCACTCACCTATTTTCACCTCCAGATCCTCATTCAGGAAAAGGTTGCCCAGCTTGAGGTCCCTGTGAATAACCCGGTTTCGGTGCAGGTACTGGCAGCCAAGGACAATTTGCCGAAGATAGTAGCGGGCTTCCGGCTCAGTCAGTGCTTTCCTCCGCTTGTGCAGCTCCAGGAGAGactgagtgggggaaggagaggaggaatggGGAGCCGGTACCGAGGCACAGGGGGAAGGGCTTGTCATTAAAGGCAGCCCAGGGCTCCTCTCCCCATTCCTTCTCCAGGACAGCTGCGAGCCTGGCCACTACCGTTCATAGCACCCCTTCTCCCACTAGCTCCCTCCCAAGCCTCCTACCTGGGATGCCTCTTTCAGCCCCACTCCCGGCAGCTCCGAGTCGGCAGTATCCCTCCCCCGGCCTTCGCGCCGCAGGAGATCCCTTTCCAGCCGCTTCTCCTTCCGGAAGCTCCGAAGTCTGGCTCCAACCACCCTCTCCCCGACCCAACCCTACTCCGGAAGCTCCCGAACCGCAGCACCCCTTCCCCGGGACTCCCCCCTTAGCAACTCCGGAAGCCCTTGCGTCCAGTACCAGGATTCTCCTACCCGCTCAACACCTAGCGTCCAGGAGCCGCCTTCCCTAGCAGCAACAGGACTCGGGCGCCACTTAACAGGAACCCCCTCCCCCTAGCAGCTCCAAGTGCCAagcaccctctcccctctcctcgaGGCCTTTACAACCCCTAGATCGAGGTTCCCAGCACCTCCTCTCTAGCAGCTCCAAGCCCCCCGAGCCCCCCAAACCCCGGCCCCCAGGCAGCGACACTCACCCTCCGGCGGCAGAGCTCCAACACCACGAATACGAAGTCGTTGTCCTCGAAAAAGCCATGGAAGCCTACGATGTGCTGGTGGGCAAGGCTGCGGTGAATGGATATCTCCATGGACATCTTCTCCTTCTGGTGCGGCTTGAGCAGCAGCGATTTAGGCACGATCTTGCCAGCGAACACCTCCTTAGTGTCAGCGTCCGAGATCTCGAAGCACTTAGCAAAGCCGCCCTTCCCCAGGAAGCGTCCCCGCAGGTAGCGCCGCCGGCTGCGCGGGTCCACTAGGACCTCCGGGATCTCTTTCGCCGACGGAGCGGCTGC
Proteins encoded in this region:
- the PLK1 gene encoding serine/threonine-protein kinase PLK1; translated protein: MSAAATAGKLARAPADPGKAGGPGVAAPGAPAAAPSAKEIPEVLVDPRSRRRYLRGRFLGKGGFAKCFEISDADTKEVFAGKIVPKSLLLKPHQKEKMSMEISIHRSLAHQHIVGFHGFFEDNDFVFVVLELCRRRSLLELHKRRKALTEPEARYYLRQIVLGCQYLHRNRVIHRDLKLGNLFLNEDLEVKIGDFGLATKVEYDGERKKTLCGTPNYIAPEVLSKKGHSFEVDVWSIGCIMYTLLVGKPPFETSCLKETYLRIKKNDYSIPKHVNPVAASLIQKMLQTDPTARPTIHELLNDEFFTSGYIPARLPITCLTIAPRFSIAPSSLDPSSRKPLTVLNKGMENPMPERPREKEEPVVRETSEAVDCHLGDMLQQLHSVNASKPSERGLVRQEEAEDPACIPIFWVSKWVDYSDKYGLGYQLCDNSVGVLFNDSTRLILYNDGDSLQYIERDGTESYLTVSSHSNSLMKKITLLKYFRNYMSEHLLKAGANITPREGDELARLPYLRTWFRTRSAIILHLSNGCVQINFFQDHTKLILCPLMAAVTYIDERRDFRTYRLSLLEEYGCSKELASRLRYARTMVDKLLSSRSAASRLKASS